A single genomic interval of Vulpes vulpes isolate BD-2025 chromosome 3, VulVul3, whole genome shotgun sequence harbors:
- the HS3ST6 gene encoding heparan sulfate glucosamine 3-O-sulfotransferase 6 codes for MAGSGGLGGGAGGGQGAGAWQGAALRGPRAPLVLGALALGAYCLCTLPGRGPPAARASLPAPAPAEPLLAVRSPGAPGLPVASGPGHRRFPQALIVGVKKGGTRALLEFLRLHPDVRALGSEPHFFDRCYERGLAWYRSLMPRTLDGQITMEKTPSYFVTREAPGRIHGMSPDTKLIVVVRNPVTRAISDYAQTLSKMPGLPSFRALAFRHGLGPVDTAWSAVRIGLYAQHLDNWLRFFPLSRFLFVSGERLVSDPAGELGRVQDFLGLKRVVTDKHFYFNTTKGFPCLKKAQGSSRPRCLGKSKGRPHPRVPEAVVQRLRDFYRPFNRKFYQMTGQDFGWD; via the exons ATGGCAGGTAGCGGCGGCctgggcggcggggccgggggcggccaGGGCGCGGGGGCCTGGCAGGGGGCCGCGCtgcgggggccgcgggcgccGCTGGTGCTGGGCGCGCTGGCGCTGGGCGCCTACTGCCTCTGCACCCTCCCCGGCCGCGGcccgccggccgcccgcgcctccctgccggcccccgcgcccgccgagCCGCTCCTCGCTGTCCGCAGCCCGGGGGCGCCAGGCCTGCCGGTGGCCAGCGGCCCGGGACACCGGCGCTTTCCGCAGGCGCTCATCGTGGGCGTGAAGAAGGGCGGCACGCGCGCCCTGTTGGAGTTCTTGCGGCTGCACCCCGACGTCCGCGCGCTCGGCTCTGAGCCCCACTTCTTCGACAGGTGCTACGAGCGCGGCCTCGCCTGGTACCG gAGCCTGATGCCACGCACCCTGGATGGGCAGATCACCATGGAGAAAACCCCTAGCTACTTCGTGACTCGGGAGGCTCCTGGCCGCATCCACGGCATGTCCCCGGACACGAAGCTGATTGTGGTGGTGCGGAACCCTGTAACCCGGGCCATCTCCGACTATGCCCAGACACTCTCCAAGATGCCAGGCCTGCCCAGTTTCCGTGCCCTGGCCTTCCGCCACGGCCTGGGCCCCGTGGACACGGCCTGGAGCGCCGTGCGCATCGGCCTGTACGCCCAGCACCTGGACAACTGGCTGCGCTTCTTCCCCTTGTCCCGCTTCCTGTTCGTCAGCGGGGAGCGCCTGGTCAGCGACCCAGCGGGAGAACTCGGCCGTGTCCAGGACTTCCTGGGCCTCAAGCGGGTGGTCACGGACAAGCACTTTTACTTCAACACCACCAAGGGCTTCCCCTGCCTCAAGAAGGCCCAGGGGAGCAGTCGCCCGCGCTGCCTGGGCAAATCCAAGGGCCGGCCCCACCCGCGGGTGCCCGAGGCTGTGGTCCAGCGCCTGCGGGACTTCTACCGGCCCTTTAACCGCAAGTTCTACCAGATGACTGGCCAGGACTTTGGCTGGGACTGA